A single region of the Nicotiana sylvestris chromosome 6, ASM39365v2, whole genome shotgun sequence genome encodes:
- the LOC138871620 gene encoding uncharacterized protein: MSGRQTAEASQDVVTGILNVQSHDVYALIDPASTLSYVTPFVAMEFGKELEQLHEPFSVSTPVGGSILATRIYRRCVVTVCGRDTRADLIELGMVDFYVIMGMDWLYSCFAKLDCRTRTMRLEFPNESVVEWKGDNVVPRSRFISYLKAAKMIKKGCIYHLVRVMDTDAEALSLESVPIVNEFPDVFPDELPGIPPDREINFGIDMMPGTQP, encoded by the coding sequence atgagtggcCGCCAGACTGCAGAGGCTTCTcaagatgttgttacaggtattctgaatgttcaatctcatgatgtgtatgcacttattgaccccgcttccaccttgtcctatgttaccccttttgttgctatggaattcGGGAAAGAACTAGAACAGCTTCATGAACCATTCTCGGTGTCTACTCCAGTTGGTGGGTCCATTTTGGCTACTCGAATTTATAGAAGATGTGTTGTCACGGTGTGCGGTAGGGATACTAGGGCCGATCTTATTGAATTGGGAATGGTAGATTTttatgtaataatgggaatggattggctttattcatgttttgccaagcttgattgtcggactagaacCATGAGGCTTGAATTTCCCAATGAATccgttgttgaatggaagggagataatgtagtgcctagaagtcggtttatttcctaccttaaggccgcaaagatgatcaagaaggggtgtatctatcatttagttcgGGTTATGGACACCGATGCCGAGGCGCTTAGCCTTGAGTCTGTACCGATTGTGAATGAATTTCCagatgtctttccagatgagctccctGGGATTCCCCCGGACAGGGAGATTAATTTTGGGATCGATATGATGCCAGGCACGCAGCCTTAA